The Streptococcus sp. VT 162 genome has a window encoding:
- a CDS encoding acetylneuraminate ABC transporter permease, producing the protein MKVNKIRMRETVISYAFLAPVLFFFVIFVLAPMIMGFITSFFNYSMTKFEFVGFDNYIRMFKDPVFVKSLINTVILVIGSVPIVVLFSLFVASQTYHQNAIARSFYRFVFFLPVVTGSVAVTVVWKWIYDPLSGILNFVLKSSHIISQNISWLGDKNWALLAIMIILLTTSVGQPIILYIAAMGNIDNSLVEAARVDGATEFQVFWKIKWPSLLPTTLYIAIITTINSFQCFALIQLLTSGGPNYSTSTLMYYLYEKAFQLTEYGYANTIGVFLAVMIAIVSFAQFKILGNDVEY; encoded by the coding sequence GTGAAAGTCAATAAAATTCGTATGCGGGAAACAGTGATTTCCTACGCTTTCCTAGCACCAGTGTTATTCTTCTTTGTGATCTTTGTCTTGGCTCCTATGATTATGGGATTCATTACAAGTTTCTTTAACTACTCCATGACTAAATTTGAGTTTGTAGGCTTTGACAACTACATTCGCATGTTTAAAGACCCTGTCTTTGTGAAGTCTTTGATCAATACCGTTATCCTGGTTATTGGATCTGTTCCGATTGTGGTTCTCTTCTCGCTCTTTGTAGCATCTCAAACCTATCATCAAAATGCCATTGCCCGTTCTTTCTATCGTTTCGTCTTCTTCCTTCCTGTAGTTACAGGTAGTGTTGCCGTAACGGTTGTATGGAAATGGATCTATGACCCCCTATCAGGGATTCTAAACTTTGTCCTTAAGTCAAGCCACATCATCAGCCAAAACATTTCTTGGCTGGGTGACAAAAACTGGGCTTTGCTAGCGATTATGATTATCCTTTTGACAACATCTGTTGGTCAACCGATTATCCTTTATATCGCTGCTATGGGGAATATTGATAACTCACTTGTTGAAGCGGCGCGTGTTGACGGTGCGACTGAGTTTCAAGTCTTCTGGAAGATCAAATGGCCTAGCCTTCTTCCAACAACTCTTTACATCGCGATTATTACGACTATCAACTCATTCCAATGTTTCGCCTTGATTCAGTTGTTGACTTCTGGTGGTCCAAACTACTCAACAAGTACCTTGATGTACTACCTTTACGAAAAAGCCTTCCAATTGACAGAATACGGCTATGCAAATACCATCGGTGTCTTCTTGGCAGTGATGATTGCCATTGTCAGCTTTGCTCAATTCAAGATCCTCGGAAACGACGTAGAATACTAA
- a CDS encoding sugar ABC transporter permease yields the protein MQPTQKKPLTAFTVISTIILLLLTVLFIFPFYWILTGAFKSQPDTIMIPPQWFPKMPTMENFQQLMVQNPAMQWMWNSVFISLVTMFLVCATSSLAGYVLAKKRFYGQRILFAVFIAAMALPKQVVLVPLVRIVNFMGIHDTLWAVILPLIGWPFGVFLMKQFSENIPTELLESAKIDGCGEIRTFWSVAFPIVKPGFAALAIFTFINTWNDYFMQLVMLTSRQNLTISLGVATMQAEMATNYGLIMAGAALAAVPIVTVFLVFQKSFTQGITMGAVKG from the coding sequence ATGCAACCTACACAAAAGAAACCCTTAACAGCTTTTACTGTTATCTCAACGATTATCTTGCTCTTGTTGACCGTACTGTTCATCTTTCCATTCTACTGGATCTTGACAGGGGCCTTCAAATCACAACCTGATACCATTATGATTCCACCACAGTGGTTCCCTAAAATGCCAACCATGGAGAACTTCCAACAACTCATGGTGCAAAACCCTGCTATGCAGTGGATGTGGAACTCTGTATTTATCTCACTGGTAACCATGTTCTTAGTCTGTGCAACCTCTTCTCTAGCAGGTTATGTCTTGGCTAAAAAACGTTTCTATGGTCAGCGCATTCTCTTTGCAGTCTTTATCGCTGCCATGGCTCTTCCAAAACAAGTTGTCCTTGTACCATTGGTACGTATCGTCAACTTCATGGGAATTCACGATACTCTTTGGGCAGTTATCTTGCCTTTGATTGGATGGCCATTTGGGGTCTTCCTTATGAAACAGTTCAGCGAAAACATCCCTACAGAATTGCTTGAATCAGCTAAAATCGACGGTTGTGGTGAGATTCGTACCTTCTGGAGCGTAGCCTTCCCTATCGTGAAACCAGGATTTGCAGCCCTTGCAATCTTTACCTTCATCAATACTTGGAACGACTACTTCATGCAGTTGGTTATGTTGACTTCACGTCAAAACTTGACTATCTCACTCGGGGTTGCGACCATGCAGGCCGAAATGGCAACCAACTATGGTTTGATCATGGCGGGTGCAGCTCTTGCAGCCGTGCCAATCGTAACGGTCTTCCTTGTCTTCCAAAAATCCTTCACTCAGGGTATTACTATGGGAGCGGTCAAAGGTTAA
- a CDS encoding beta-galactosidase subunit beta, translating into MIFDDLKNIAFYKGIHPNLDKAIDYLYQHRKDSFELGKYEIDGDKVFLVVQENVLNQAENDQFEHHKNYADLHLLVEGHEYSSYGSRIKDEAVAFDEASDIGFVHCHERYPLLLGYHNFAIFFPGEPHQPNGYAGMEEKVRKYLFKILID; encoded by the coding sequence ATGATTTTTGACGATTTGAAAAACATCGCCTTTTACAAGGGAATCCATCCCAATCTAGACAAGGCTATCGACTATCTCTATCAGCACCGTAAGGATTCTTTTGAACTCGGTAAGTATGAGATTGACGGGGACAAGGTCTTTCTAGTTGTTCAGGAAAATGTCCTCAACCAAGCTGAAAATGATCAATTTGAGCATCATAAGAACTATGCAGACTTGCATTTGCTGGTAGAAGGACATGAATATTCGAGCTACGGTTCACGTATCAAAGACGAAGCGGTAGCATTCGATGAAGCGAGTGACATTGGCTTTGTCCATTGTCATGAACGCTACCCACTCTTGTTGGGTTATCACAATTTTGCGATTTTCTTCCCAGGAGAACCGCACCAGCCAAATGGCTATGCAGGTATGGAAGAGAAGGTTCGCAAATATCTCTTTAAAATTTTGATTGATTAA
- a CDS encoding N-acetylneuraminate lyase yields the protein MSDLKKYEGVIPAFYACYDDQGEVSPERTRDLVQYFIDKGVQGLYVNGSSGECIYQSVADRKLILEEVMAVAKGKLTIIAHVACNNTKDSMELARHAESLGVDAIATIPPIYFRLPEYSVAKYWNDISSAAPNTDYVIYNIPQLAGVALTPSLYTEMLKNPRVIGVKNSSMPVQDIQTFVSLGGEDHIVFNGPDEQFLGGRLMGAKAGIGGTYGAMPELFLKLNELIAEKDLETARELQYAINAIIGKLTAAHGNMYGVIKEVLKINEGLNIGSVRSPLTPVTEEDRPVVEAAAQLIRETKERFL from the coding sequence ATGTCAGATTTGAAAAAATACGAAGGTGTCATTCCAGCCTTCTACGCATGTTATGATGATCAAGGAGAAGTCAGTCCAGAGCGTACGCGCGACTTGGTCCAATACTTCATTGATAAGGGTGTTCAAGGTCTCTATGTCAATGGTTCTTCTGGTGAATGTATCTACCAAAGTGTGGCAGATCGCAAGTTGATTTTGGAAGAAGTCATGGCAGTTGCCAAGGGCAAATTGACTATCATCGCTCACGTAGCTTGCAACAATACCAAAGATAGTATGGAACTTGCTCGCCACGCAGAAAGCTTGGGAGTAGATGCCATTGCAACGATTCCACCGATTTACTTCCGTTTGCCAGAATACTCAGTTGCTAAATACTGGAACGATATCAGTTCTGCAGCTCCAAACACAGACTACGTTATCTACAACATTCCTCAATTAGCAGGTGTTGCTTTGACTCCAAGTCTCTACACTGAAATGTTGAAGAATCCACGTGTTATCGGTGTTAAGAACTCTTCTATGCCAGTTCAAGATATCCAAACCTTTGTCAGCCTTGGTGGAGAAGACCACATCGTCTTTAATGGTCCAGATGAACAGTTCCTAGGTGGACGGCTCATGGGTGCTAAAGCTGGTATCGGTGGTACTTACGGTGCGATGCCAGAACTCTTCTTGAAACTCAATGAGTTGATTGCTGAGAAAGACTTGGAAACAGCGCGTGAATTGCAATACGCTATCAACGCAATCATTGGTAAATTGACTGCTGCACATGGAAATATGTACGGTGTCATCAAAGAAGTCTTGAAAATCAATGAAGGCTTGAACATTGGTTCAGTTCGTTCACCATTGACGCCAGTGACTGAAGAAGATCGACCAGTTGTAGAAGCAGCAGCGCAATTGATTCGTGAAACCAAGGAGCGCTTCCTCTAA
- a CDS encoding TetR family transcriptional regulator — protein sequence MSNYIKLNEDRWNNVKNDYTEPLTHEELEEVRKHPISVALTVGKKVPTEWFEKAKGKKILGLACGGGQQGPVFAAKGYDVTIMDFSKSQLERDEMVAKREGLKINTVQGDMTKPFPFEDETFDIIFNPVSNVYIEDLENMYKEASRVLKKGGLLMVGFMNPWIYMYDADTVWDKPDEELLLKFALPFNSRELEEEGKITINPEYGYEFSHTLETQIRGQLKNGLAMIDFYESCDKRHRLSRYGNDYIATLCIKL from the coding sequence ATGAGTAATTATATAAAATTAAATGAAGATAGATGGAATAATGTAAAAAACGACTATACTGAGCCATTGACACATGAAGAATTAGAAGAAGTTAGAAAGCATCCAATTTCTGTTGCCTTAACTGTTGGGAAAAAAGTTCCAACAGAATGGTTTGAAAAAGCCAAGGGAAAAAAGATATTAGGGTTAGCTTGTGGTGGTGGACAGCAGGGTCCCGTTTTTGCTGCAAAAGGTTATGATGTCACCATTATGGATTTTTCTAAATCACAATTAGAAAGAGATGAAATGGTTGCTAAAAGAGAAGGCTTAAAAATCAATACCGTTCAAGGTGATATGACAAAACCATTTCCATTTGAAGATGAAACTTTTGATATTATTTTTAATCCAGTTTCAAATGTATATATAGAAGATTTAGAAAACATGTATAAAGAAGCCTCTCGAGTATTGAAAAAGGGTGGACTGTTAATGGTCGGATTTATGAATCCCTGGATCTACATGTATGATGCTGACACTGTATGGGACAAACCCGATGAGGAATTACTTTTAAAGTTTGCACTACCTTTTAATTCAAGAGAGCTTGAAGAGGAAGGCAAAATCACCATCAATCCAGAATATGGATATGAATTTAGCCATACCTTAGAAACACAGATTAGAGGACAACTAAAAAACGGTCTCGCTATGATCGATTTTTATGAATCTTGTGACAAAAGACATCGATTATCACGGTATGGAAATGATTATATCGCAACACTTTGCATTAAACTATGA